A genomic segment from Ruficoccus amylovorans encodes:
- a CDS encoding glutamate synthase subunit beta, with protein sequence MGKPTGFLEIERQTIAELPPLERIKNWDEFKEHPADEHLVQQGARCMDCGTPFCHTGLLVSGMASGCPVNNLIPEWNDLVYRNRWREALDRLHKTNNFPEFTGRVCPAPCEGSCVLGSIEPPVTIKNIESSIIDKGWEEGWVKAQAPKKRTGKKVAVVGSGPAGLACADQLNQAGHEVTVFERADRIGGLLMYGIPNMKLDKRNVVLRRVKLMEDEGVKFVTGTEIGKDLPAKKLMKDFDAVVLCTGATKPRDLPAPGREFKGVHFAMEFLTGNTKHILDTDFDGSLPEINAKGKDVVVIGGGDTGTDCVGTSIRHGCKSVVQLEIMPKPPMERQPNNPWPEWPKVYKMDYGQEEAAALQGEDPRKYLVMTERFVDDGKGNLTGVEIVDIEWGKDEQGRFVPKKVDGTRRTLPAQLVTLAMGFLGPEQGIVEELGLETDPRSNYKAEHNQHTTSVEGVFAAGDCRRGQSLVVWAINEGRAAARECDKYLMGVSQLP encoded by the coding sequence ATGGGTAAACCTACCGGATTCCTCGAAATCGAACGGCAGACGATTGCCGAACTTCCGCCGCTGGAGCGGATCAAGAACTGGGACGAGTTCAAGGAACATCCCGCCGACGAGCACCTGGTCCAACAGGGTGCGCGCTGCATGGACTGCGGCACGCCCTTCTGCCACACCGGCCTCCTCGTCAGCGGAATGGCCTCGGGCTGCCCGGTCAACAACCTGATCCCCGAGTGGAACGACCTGGTCTATCGCAACCGCTGGCGCGAAGCGCTTGACCGCCTGCACAAGACCAACAACTTCCCCGAGTTCACGGGCCGCGTCTGCCCCGCCCCCTGCGAAGGCTCCTGCGTGCTCGGCTCCATCGAGCCGCCCGTCACGATCAAGAACATCGAAAGCTCGATCATCGACAAGGGCTGGGAAGAAGGCTGGGTCAAGGCCCAGGCCCCGAAGAAGCGCACCGGCAAGAAGGTCGCCGTCGTCGGCTCCGGCCCCGCCGGGCTGGCCTGCGCCGACCAGCTTAACCAGGCCGGGCACGAAGTCACCGTGTTCGAGCGCGCGGACCGCATCGGCGGCCTGCTCATGTACGGCATCCCGAACATGAAGCTCGACAAGCGCAACGTCGTCCTGCGACGCGTCAAGCTGATGGAGGACGAGGGCGTGAAGTTCGTCACCGGCACCGAAATCGGCAAGGACCTCCCGGCCAAGAAGCTGATGAAAGACTTTGACGCGGTTGTGCTGTGCACCGGCGCGACCAAACCGCGCGACCTCCCCGCCCCCGGACGCGAGTTCAAGGGCGTGCACTTCGCGATGGAGTTCCTCACCGGCAACACCAAGCACATCCTCGACACGGATTTCGACGGCAGCCTGCCCGAGATCAACGCCAAGGGTAAAGACGTCGTCGTCATCGGCGGCGGCGACACTGGCACGGACTGCGTCGGCACCTCCATCCGCCACGGCTGCAAGAGCGTGGTCCAGCTTGAGATCATGCCCAAGCCCCCGATGGAGCGCCAGCCGAACAACCCCTGGCCCGAATGGCCCAAGGTCTATAAGATGGACTACGGCCAGGAGGAAGCCGCCGCGCTCCAGGGCGAAGACCCGCGCAAGTACCTCGTCATGACCGAGCGTTTCGTCGATGACGGCAAGGGCAACCTGACCGGCGTCGAAATCGTGGACATCGAGTGGGGCAAGGACGAGCAGGGCCGTTTCGTGCCGAAGAAGGTTGACGGCACGCGCCGCACGCTTCCGGCGCAGTTGGTCACGCTGGCCATGGGCTTCCTCGGGCCGGAACAAGGCATCGTCGAGGAACTCGGGCTGGAAACCGACCCGCGCTCGAATTACAAGGCCGAGCACAACCAGCACACCACTTCGGTCGAAGGCGTCTTCGCTGCCGGTGACTGCCGCCGCGGCCAGAGCCTCGTCGTGTGGGCCATCAACGAGGGACGCGCCGCCGCCCGCGAGTGCGACAAGTACCTCATGGGCGTCTCCCAGCTCCCCTAA
- the gltB gene encoding glutamate synthase large subunit: protein MANRPNTELGWPEKQGLFDPSREKDSCGVGFVCHLKGQRSHQIIEDAIEMNNHMIHRGACGCEPDTGDGAGIFVQMPDKFLRREMAAKGVKLPEEGQYGAGIIFMSPETPERSAAKEVCEQIINAEGQKLLGWRRVPVDSSILGKTSKSYEPVMEQIFIKRSPEITDDIEWERKLYIIRRRIHYAIRHNQISVASKHHNAVLSDAQVAFPGAEFFFMVSLSARTMIYKGMLTPEQISPYFHDLHDKDFESALAIVHSRFSTNTFPSWPRAHPNRFMSHNGEINTVMGNVNFMKARQAQCESDIFGKELKKVFPVINEDGSDSARFDNVLEFLHLTGRSLPHAVMMMIPEPWEKHETMSPEKKAFYEYHACMMEPWDGPASITFSDGTVVGASLDRNGLRPSRFYVTNDDRVIMASEVGTVHIDPKIVVKKGRLQPGRMFLVDTREGRIIGDEELKHQIATAQPYAEWLKENRLFLEDLPVPADVPGVDHETVLERQRAFGYTYEDLRFILGPTATNGVQPIGSMGTDIPLAVLSNKSKLLYDYFKQIFAQVTNPALDCIREELITATETFIGSEGNLLEPKPESCRMIRLHSPLIDNKQLETLRQIDKPGFKADTLEMTFKAKSGGDGLEKALEKLFAKADKAVKQGVNILVLSDRGIGPDAAPIPALLAVGGLHHHLVKQGTRTKVSIILESGEPREVHHFAVLLGYGVDAVCPYMAFESIYDMIQQDMLDIDFDKAVYNFLKGSIKGVVKTMAKMGISTVASYRGAQIFEAIGLNSSIIQKYFCGTASRIEGIDIGVIADEVAQRHTSAYPDRHIEDAEAALDPGGKYQWRRNGEYHLFNPRTIHTLQKAVRTGDFKTFQEYTALVNDQTENLATLRGLMKFKLEDREPVPLEEVEPVEAILKRFKTGAMSYGSISKEAHETLAIAMNRIGGKSNTGEGGEDPERFKTLPNGDSKRSAIKQVASGRFGVTSEYLVNSDELQIKVSQGAKPGEGGELPGAKVYPWVAKVRHSTPGVGLVSPPPHHDIYSIEDLAELIHDLKNANTGARVNVKLVAEVGVGTIAAGVAKGHADVILISGHDGGTGASPLSSIYNAGVPWELGLAETNQILLLNNLRSRVVLETDGQMKTGRDIVIGALLGAEEFGFATAPLVTMGCLMMRVCQKNTCPVGVATQNPKLREKFTGKPEHVVNFMTFIAQEIREIMAQLGFRKFTDMIGRVDLLDTREAISHWKAKGIDLTAIFHRPDVGPEVGHYCQMPQDHGLDVALDNTHLLEMCKPALEKGEKVKIDLPIININRVVGTITGSELTRRWGAQGLPEDTIWMHFTGSAGQSLGAFAPPGMTFELEGDTNDYLGKGLSGAKVIVYPPKGSAFKAHENIITGNVAFYGATLGHAYVSGVAGERFCVRNSGVKAVIEGVGDHGCEYMTGGQVICLGSTGRNFAAGMSGGVAYVYDVDGDFSNRLNHDMVNLYQLVECDDAEIASVKAEIEKHVKYTGSERGREILDNWDAALAKFSKVMPRDYERMLNCFKKVEEQGLSGDEAAMAAFEENLKDLSRVGGN from the coding sequence ATGGCAAATCGTCCGAATACGGAACTTGGCTGGCCCGAGAAGCAGGGCCTGTTCGATCCTTCGCGGGAAAAAGACTCCTGTGGCGTCGGCTTCGTCTGCCACTTAAAGGGGCAGCGTTCTCACCAGATCATTGAGGACGCGATCGAGATGAACAACCACATGATCCACCGCGGAGCCTGCGGTTGCGAGCCGGACACCGGGGACGGTGCCGGGATCTTCGTCCAGATGCCGGACAAGTTCCTGCGCCGCGAAATGGCCGCCAAGGGAGTCAAGCTGCCCGAGGAAGGCCAGTACGGCGCCGGGATCATTTTCATGTCTCCCGAGACACCGGAGCGCAGCGCCGCCAAGGAAGTCTGTGAGCAGATCATCAACGCCGAAGGCCAGAAGCTGCTCGGCTGGCGCCGCGTGCCGGTGGACAGCTCGATCCTGGGCAAGACCTCCAAGAGCTACGAGCCGGTGATGGAACAGATATTCATCAAGCGCTCGCCCGAGATCACCGACGACATTGAGTGGGAGCGCAAGCTCTACATCATCCGTCGCCGCATCCACTACGCGATCCGCCACAACCAGATTTCCGTCGCCTCCAAGCACCACAACGCCGTGCTCTCGGACGCGCAGGTGGCCTTTCCCGGGGCGGAGTTCTTCTTCATGGTCAGCCTCTCGGCCCGCACCATGATCTACAAGGGCATGCTCACCCCCGAGCAGATCAGCCCCTACTTCCACGACCTGCACGACAAGGACTTCGAGTCAGCGCTGGCCATTGTGCACTCGCGCTTCTCGACCAACACCTTCCCGAGCTGGCCCCGCGCCCACCCGAACCGCTTCATGTCGCACAACGGCGAGATCAATACGGTCATGGGCAACGTCAACTTCATGAAGGCCCGCCAGGCCCAGTGCGAGAGCGACATCTTCGGCAAGGAACTCAAGAAGGTCTTCCCCGTCATCAACGAGGATGGCTCCGACTCGGCCCGCTTCGACAACGTGCTCGAATTCCTTCACCTGACCGGCCGCAGTCTGCCGCACGCCGTCATGATGATGATCCCCGAGCCCTGGGAAAAGCACGAGACCATGTCCCCGGAAAAGAAGGCGTTCTACGAGTACCACGCCTGCATGATGGAGCCCTGGGATGGCCCGGCCTCGATCACCTTCTCCGACGGCACCGTGGTCGGCGCTTCGCTCGACCGTAACGGCCTGCGCCCCTCGCGCTTCTACGTCACCAACGACGACCGCGTCATCATGGCGTCCGAAGTGGGCACCGTCCACATCGACCCCAAGATTGTGGTCAAAAAGGGCCGCCTGCAACCGGGCCGCATGTTCCTGGTGGATACCCGCGAGGGCCGCATCATCGGCGACGAGGAGCTCAAGCACCAGATCGCAACCGCCCAGCCCTACGCCGAGTGGTTGAAGGAAAACCGCCTCTTCCTCGAAGACCTGCCCGTGCCCGCCGACGTTCCCGGTGTCGATCACGAGACCGTGCTCGAGCGCCAGCGCGCCTTCGGCTACACCTACGAGGACCTGCGCTTTATCCTCGGCCCGACCGCCACCAACGGCGTCCAGCCCATCGGCTCGATGGGGACGGACATCCCGCTGGCCGTGCTCTCGAACAAGTCGAAGCTCCTTTACGATTACTTCAAGCAGATCTTCGCCCAAGTCACGAACCCGGCACTGGACTGCATCCGTGAGGAACTCATCACCGCCACGGAGACCTTCATCGGCTCCGAGGGCAACCTGCTTGAGCCCAAGCCCGAAAGCTGCCGCATGATCCGGCTCCACAGCCCGCTCATTGACAACAAGCAGCTCGAAACCCTCCGCCAGATCGACAAGCCCGGCTTCAAGGCCGACACGCTTGAGATGACCTTCAAGGCCAAGAGCGGCGGCGACGGGCTGGAAAAGGCGCTCGAAAAGCTCTTCGCCAAGGCCGACAAGGCCGTCAAGCAGGGCGTTAACATCCTCGTACTCTCCGACCGCGGGATCGGCCCCGACGCCGCCCCCATCCCGGCGCTGTTGGCCGTCGGCGGCCTGCACCACCACCTGGTCAAGCAGGGCACGCGCACGAAGGTTTCCATCATCCTCGAATCCGGCGAGCCGCGCGAAGTGCACCACTTCGCCGTCCTGCTCGGCTACGGGGTGGACGCCGTCTGCCCCTACATGGCCTTTGAGTCGATCTACGACATGATCCAGCAGGACATGCTCGACATCGACTTCGACAAGGCGGTTTACAACTTCCTCAAGGGCTCCATCAAGGGCGTGGTCAAGACCATGGCCAAGATGGGCATCTCCACCGTGGCCAGCTACCGCGGCGCGCAGATCTTCGAGGCGATCGGACTCAACAGCTCGATCATCCAGAAGTACTTCTGCGGCACCGCCAGCCGGATCGAGGGCATCGACATCGGTGTTATCGCCGACGAGGTCGCCCAGCGCCATACCAGCGCCTATCCGGACCGCCACATCGAAGACGCCGAGGCCGCGCTCGACCCGGGCGGCAAGTACCAGTGGCGCCGCAACGGGGAGTACCACCTCTTTAACCCGCGCACCATCCATACGCTCCAGAAGGCCGTCCGCACGGGCGACTTCAAAACCTTCCAGGAGTACACCGCGCTGGTTAACGACCAGACCGAGAACCTCGCCACCCTGCGCGGGCTGATGAAGTTCAAGCTGGAGGACCGCGAGCCGGTTCCGCTCGAAGAGGTCGAACCGGTCGAGGCCATCCTGAAGCGCTTCAAGACCGGGGCCATGTCCTACGGCTCGATTTCCAAGGAAGCCCACGAAACGCTCGCCATCGCCATGAACCGCATCGGCGGCAAGTCCAACACCGGCGAAGGAGGCGAGGACCCCGAACGTTTCAAGACCCTGCCCAACGGCGACAGCAAGCGCTCCGCCATCAAGCAGGTCGCCTCGGGCCGCTTCGGCGTGACCAGCGAATACCTGGTCAACTCCGACGAGCTCCAGATCAAGGTCTCCCAGGGTGCCAAGCCCGGCGAAGGCGGCGAACTGCCCGGCGCGAAGGTTTACCCGTGGGTGGCCAAGGTCCGTCACTCGACCCCCGGCGTGGGGCTCGTCTCCCCGCCCCCGCACCACGACATTTACTCCATCGAAGACCTCGCGGAGCTGATCCACGACCTCAAGAACGCCAACACCGGCGCGCGGGTCAACGTGAAGCTCGTGGCCGAAGTCGGCGTGGGCACGATTGCCGCCGGGGTGGCCAAGGGCCATGCCGACGTCATCCTCATCTCCGGCCATGACGGCGGCACGGGCGCCTCGCCCCTGTCCTCGATCTACAACGCCGGGGTGCCGTGGGAACTCGGCCTGGCCGAGACCAACCAGATCCTGCTGCTCAACAACCTGCGCAGCCGCGTCGTCCTTGAAACCGACGGCCAGATGAAGACCGGTCGCGACATCGTGATCGGTGCCCTTCTGGGCGCGGAGGAGTTCGGCTTTGCCACGGCTCCGCTCGTGACTATGGGCTGCCTGATGATGCGCGTGTGCCAGAAGAACACCTGTCCGGTCGGCGTCGCCACCCAGAACCCGAAGCTGCGTGAAAAGTTCACCGGCAAGCCCGAGCATGTGGTCAATTTCATGACCTTCATCGCGCAGGAAATCCGCGAGATCATGGCGCAGTTGGGCTTCCGCAAGTTCACGGACATGATCGGCCGTGTCGATCTGCTCGATACCCGCGAAGCCATCAGCCACTGGAAGGCCAAAGGCATCGACCTGACCGCGATTTTCCACCGCCCCGACGTGGGCCCGGAAGTCGGCCACTACTGCCAGATGCCGCAGGACCACGGCCTCGATGTCGCCCTCGACAACACGCACCTGCTGGAGATGTGCAAGCCCGCCCTCGAAAAGGGCGAGAAGGTCAAGATCGACCTGCCCATCATCAACATCAACCGCGTTGTGGGCACCATCACCGGCAGCGAACTGACTCGCCGCTGGGGCGCGCAGGGCCTGCCCGAAGACACCATCTGGATGCACTTCACCGGCAGCGCCGGCCAGAGCCTCGGGGCCTTCGCGCCTCCCGGCATGACCTTCGAACTTGAGGGCGACACCAACGACTACCTCGGCAAGGGCCTTTCCGGTGCCAAGGTCATTGTTTATCCGCCCAAGGGCTCGGCCTTCAAGGCCCATGAGAACATCATCACCGGTAACGTCGCCTTCTACGGCGCGACCCTCGGGCACGCCTACGTCAGCGGCGTGGCGGGCGAACGCTTCTGCGTGCGCAACTCCGGGGTCAAGGCCGTCATCGAAGGCGTGGGCGACCACGGTTGCGAGTACATGACCGGTGGCCAGGTGATCTGCCTGGGCTCGACGGGACGCAACTTCGCCGCGGGCATGTCCGGCGGTGTGGCCTACGTTTACGACGTGGACGGCGACTTTTCGAACCGGCTCAACCACGATATGGTCAACCTCTACCAACTCGTCGAGTGCGACGACGCGGAGATTGCCAGCGTGAAGGCCGAAATCGAGAAGCACGTCAAGTACACCGGCAGCGAGCGTGGCCGGGAAATCCTCGACAACTGGGACGCGGCCCTGGCGAAATTCTCCAAGGTCATGCCCCGCGACTACGAACGCATGCTCAACTGCTTCAAGAAAGTCGAAGAGCAGGGTCTCTCCGGCGACGAAGCGGCCATGGCGGCGTTTGAAGAAAACCTCAAGGATCTCTCCCGCGTCGGCGGCAATTAA
- a CDS encoding PEP-CTERM sorting domain-containing protein, whose translation MRLKTLIMGALLGVIGAQTSQADVTISNVTFTDTALSFTLSGTLTGPAPASLGRSLMIVASDPTDNDWILSPSTTLTPTSSDLAVAGTPIDLYMTDSFASTSSIYFQTNGGYFTTGDTVSGTYTATFASGIFDLSNLDSDLILVWGADNFNQGGIQAGAVQGFFYSVPEPSTYASVLALGVLGFITARRMVRVHSR comes from the coding sequence ATGAGACTAAAAACACTGATTATGGGGGCCCTGCTGGGTGTTATTGGCGCGCAGACATCACAGGCTGATGTCACGATCAGCAATGTCACTTTCACCGACACGGCTCTGAGCTTCACACTCTCAGGCACGCTGACAGGCCCCGCCCCGGCGAGCCTCGGACGCTCGCTGATGATAGTGGCCTCCGATCCGACAGATAATGACTGGATCTTGAGCCCCAGCACGACACTGACCCCGACCTCGAGCGATCTGGCTGTGGCCGGTACACCTATCGATCTCTATATGACCGATAGCTTCGCCTCGACCAGTTCAATCTACTTCCAGACCAATGGTGGGTATTTCACGACCGGGGATACCGTATCGGGCACCTACACGGCCACCTTCGCATCCGGGATTTTCGATCTGAGCAATCTCGACAGTGATCTGATCCTCGTCTGGGGAGCTGATAACTTTAACCAGGGCGGCATCCAGGCCGGGGCGGTCCAGGGCTTCTTCTACAGCGTTCCCGAGCCCTCAACCTACGCCTCCGTCCTGGCGCTCGGAGTTCTCGGCTTTATCACGGCCCGACGCATGGTCCGTGTCCACTCACGCTAA
- a CDS encoding HAD family hydrolase, translating into MTSSTNKLNNRNVVAVIWDFDKTLTPGYMQAPIFERYGIDEEHFWAEVNALPDIYAKRGITVSRETVYLNHLLSFIKNGPLKGLQNRHLHELGGQIPFFPGLPEFFGELKDFATSKPDYRKHEIRLEHYIISTGLAEMIRGSKIAGAVDGIFACELIECPLPPYFSRQNELQIQTDFEISQIGVIVDNTIKTRYLFEINKGSNKNPAINVNFKMVQEDRRVPFANMIYIADGPSDVPCFAVVRKAGGKTFAVYNPTSEAEFAQNDRLCEDGRVHNYGPADYTPGSPTSRWLRLQVEKICDRIVGEQEELLARRVRQPPRHLHRDDDGDPSPEPSPAPQPELF; encoded by the coding sequence ATGACTTCTTCGACCAACAAGCTGAACAACCGCAACGTGGTGGCGGTGATCTGGGACTTCGACAAGACCCTGACGCCGGGGTACATGCAGGCTCCGATTTTCGAGCGCTACGGGATCGACGAGGAGCACTTCTGGGCCGAGGTCAACGCCCTGCCCGACATCTACGCCAAGCGCGGCATTACCGTCTCGCGCGAGACCGTTTACCTCAACCACCTGCTCAGCTTCATCAAAAACGGCCCGCTCAAGGGCCTGCAAAACCGCCATCTGCACGAGTTGGGCGGGCAGATTCCGTTTTTCCCGGGGCTGCCGGAGTTTTTTGGCGAATTAAAGGACTTCGCCACGTCCAAGCCCGATTACAGAAAACACGAAATCCGGTTGGAGCACTACATCATCAGCACCGGCCTGGCCGAGATGATCCGCGGCAGCAAGATTGCCGGGGCCGTGGACGGGATTTTCGCCTGTGAGCTGATCGAGTGCCCCCTGCCCCCGTATTTCAGCCGTCAGAACGAGCTTCAGATCCAGACGGACTTCGAGATCAGCCAGATCGGCGTCATCGTGGACAACACGATCAAAACCCGCTACCTCTTTGAGATCAACAAGGGCTCGAACAAAAACCCGGCCATCAATGTCAATTTCAAGATGGTCCAAGAAGACCGCCGGGTGCCCTTCGCGAACATGATTTACATCGCCGACGGCCCCAGCGACGTGCCCTGCTTCGCCGTCGTGCGCAAGGCCGGAGGTAAGACTTTTGCCGTGTACAACCCGACAAGCGAGGCGGAGTTCGCCCAGAACGACCGGCTCTGCGAAGACGGGCGCGTGCATAATTACGGCCCGGCGGACTACACCCCCGGCTCTCCAACCAGCCGCTGGCTGCGCCTGCAGGTGGAAAAAATCTGCGACCGCATTGTCGGGGAACAAGAGGAACTGCTCGCCCGCCGGGTACGCCAACCCCCGCGCCACCTGCACCGTGACGACGACGGCGACCCCAGCCCTGAGCCTTCGCCCGCCCCCCAGCCCGAGCTGTTCTAA
- the prfA gene encoding peptide chain release factor 1, which yields MEGIPDIAPFRNRKEELDAKMAEPDFFSDQRRAAELSREHTRLSGIVALYDAADKLEADLAGNRVIIDDPETDPELKELAAEEIAGLEEQVAQKRDELLLAMLPPDPSDSRNTIVEIRAGAGGDEASLFAGDLTRMYHRFADQRGWTVEPMGASESDAGGFKEISFLITGDDVYKVLKYESGVHRVQRVPVTEASGRIHTSTATVAVLPEAEEVDIEIKTEDLEITTTRASGAGGQHVNTTDSAVQMTHKPTGLTVYCADERSQHKNRAKALTVLRSRLLEQKQREEQEKYAANRRSQIGTGDRSERIRTYNFPQNRLTDHRIGLSLSLPQVMEGDLDDLVEALRRADLQARLDAMNK from the coding sequence ATGGAAGGCATCCCCGACATCGCTCCGTTCAGGAACCGCAAGGAAGAACTCGACGCCAAAATGGCCGAGCCGGACTTTTTCTCCGACCAGCGCCGTGCCGCCGAGCTCTCGCGCGAGCATACCCGGCTGAGCGGCATCGTGGCCCTTTACGATGCCGCCGACAAGCTCGAAGCCGACCTGGCGGGCAATCGCGTCATTATCGACGATCCCGAGACCGACCCAGAGCTCAAGGAACTGGCCGCCGAGGAAATCGCCGGGCTGGAGGAGCAGGTCGCTCAGAAGCGCGACGAACTGCTGCTGGCCATGCTGCCACCGGACCCGAGCGACTCGCGCAACACGATTGTCGAAATCCGTGCCGGGGCCGGGGGGGACGAGGCGTCGCTCTTCGCCGGGGACCTGACGCGCATGTACCACCGCTTCGCCGATCAGCGAGGCTGGACCGTGGAGCCAATGGGGGCGAGCGAATCCGATGCGGGCGGTTTTAAGGAAATTTCCTTTCTCATCACGGGCGACGACGTTTACAAGGTGCTCAAGTACGAGAGCGGCGTCCACCGCGTGCAGCGCGTGCCAGTGACCGAGGCCAGCGGGCGCATTCACACCTCGACCGCGACCGTGGCCGTGCTCCCCGAGGCCGAGGAAGTCGATATCGAGATCAAGACCGAAGACCTCGAAATCACCACCACACGCGCCAGCGGCGCGGGCGGTCAGCACGTCAACACCACCGACTCGGCCGTGCAGATGACGCACAAGCCCACCGGTCTGACCGTCTATTGCGCCGACGAGCGCTCCCAGCACAAGAACCGGGCCAAGGCGTTGACCGTGCTTCGCTCCCGTTTGCTGGAGCAGAAGCAGCGCGAGGAACAGGAAAAGTACGCCGCCAACCGCCGCAGCCAGATCGGCACTGGCGACCGCTCCGAGCGCATCCGGACGTATAACTTTCCGCAAAACCGTCTGACCGATCACCGCATCGGCCTGAGCCTTTCGCTGCCGCAGGTGATGGAGGGCGACCTCGACGATCTCGTCGAAGCCCTCCGCCGGGCGGATCTCCAGGCCCGCCTCGACGCAATGAACAAGTAG
- a CDS encoding DEAD/DEAH box helicase, translated as MSESSFEALPLAAPLHRALSEKGYTTPSPIQAAAIPVLLEGHDLLACAQTGTGKTAAFALPMLDRLSKMKSRPQPYSVRTLVLTPTRELAVQIADSFHTYGKYLRVNVGLVYGGVSQRPQERTLKGGLDVLVATPGRLLDLYQQNCLDLDQVETFVLDEADHMLDMGFIHDIRRIAKELPPKRQTLLFSATMAGQIAELATTLLRNPKEIRIAPAATTAEKVEQKLYFVQHEHKRTLLTHLLNERSDGNPDELSLIFTKTKHGANRLANQLTHEGIPADAIHGNKTQAARQKALNRFRSGEIRVLVATDVAARGIDVKDVTLVVNFDLPMEPDSYVHRIGRTARAGASGLAVSFNSAEELPLLFSIEKLIRQSIPVEEEHPFHAEPVALRYRNPSKRREDRAPAGRKGGSFKKRGSFRQKPSRGGKSFGGGKSFGSNGPRKKQQAPTGR; from the coding sequence ATGTCCGAATCCTCATTTGAGGCGCTTCCTCTCGCAGCGCCCCTTCACCGCGCTTTGTCCGAAAAGGGCTACACGACGCCTTCGCCCATCCAGGCGGCGGCCATTCCCGTCCTTCTCGAAGGCCACGACCTGCTGGCCTGTGCGCAGACCGGTACCGGCAAGACCGCAGCCTTCGCGCTGCCGATGCTGGACCGGCTGTCCAAGATGAAGTCACGCCCGCAACCCTACAGCGTGCGCACGCTCGTGCTCACTCCCACCCGGGAACTGGCCGTGCAGATCGCCGACAGCTTCCACACTTACGGCAAGTATCTGCGCGTGAACGTCGGGCTCGTCTACGGCGGCGTCTCCCAGCGTCCGCAGGAACGCACGCTCAAGGGCGGCCTTGACGTACTCGTGGCCACACCGGGCCGTTTGCTGGACTTGTACCAGCAGAATTGCCTCGACCTCGATCAGGTGGAAACCTTCGTCCTCGACGAAGCCGACCACATGCTCGACATGGGCTTCATCCACGACATCCGCCGCATCGCCAAGGAACTGCCGCCCAAGCGCCAGACCCTGCTTTTTTCGGCCACGATGGCCGGGCAGATCGCCGAGCTGGCCACCACCCTGCTGCGCAACCCGAAGGAAATCCGTATCGCCCCGGCGGCCACCACCGCCGAGAAGGTCGAGCAGAAGCTCTACTTCGTGCAGCACGAGCACAAGCGCACACTGCTCACGCACCTGCTCAACGAGCGTTCCGACGGCAACCCCGACGAACTGAGCCTGATCTTTACCAAGACCAAGCACGGCGCGAACCGCCTGGCCAACCAGTTGACCCACGAAGGCATCCCCGCCGACGCCATCCACGGCAACAAGACCCAGGCCGCCCGCCAGAAGGCCCTGAACCGCTTCCGCAGCGGCGAAATCCGCGTGCTGGTAGCGACCGATGTGGCCGCCCGTGGCATTGATGTCAAAGACGTGACGCTCGTCGTGAACTTCGACCTGCCGATGGAGCCCGACAGCTACGTGCACCGTATCGGGCGCACCGCCCGTGCCGGAGCCAGCGGCCTGGCCGTCTCCTTCAACAGCGCCGAGGAACTGCCCCTGCTCTTCTCAATCGAGAAGCTCATCCGGCAGAGTATCCCGGTCGAGGAGGAGCACCCCTTCCACGCCGAGCCCGTCGCCCTGCGCTACCGCAACCCGAGCAAGCGCCGCGAAGACCGCGCTCCTGCGGGACGCAAAGGCGGCTCCTTCAAAAAGCGTGGCAGCTTCCGCCAAAAGCCCTCGCGCGGCGGTAAGTCCTTCGGTGGCGGCAAGTCCTTCGGCTCGAACGGCCCCCGCAAGAAACAGCAGGCCCCGACCGGCCGCTAA